The region TCGATCAATCCGGCCCGCTTACCGAAACCGTATTGATGGGTAATCTGGCCACGCGCTCTTACCTGGCCCGCGAAAATGGTAAGTTCACCGGCCGTAAAAAGCTCTTCTGGGATGGCAACAACATGAAAATTACCAATTACGACTACGCCAATCAGTTTGTGAAGCGGCAGTATAATGGTGGGTATAGCTTGTAGTGTAATTGGTGAAGTGGTTGAATAGTGAAGTGGTGGAGTAGTGAACTGTAGTGTCAGTTTTACAGACTAGTATTACTATTGCCCTAACTGCACTACTCCACCAACTCCACTAACCACTTGTTTATTAGCTAGTCGCCGTTTACATTAGTGGTGACTTCATTCGCTAATGATACGCTTTCGCCACCTGATCTTGCCGCTCATGATCGCTTGCCAGATACCCCTGCGGCTATCGGGGCAACCGCTGAGCAGGCAGCCTGTTGTGGTGTTGCCGGTTGTGGATGATAAACTCTCTCTACGAGGAACAATAGCGTCTTTGCAGGACTCGTCGCACAGCAAAACGATTGCGGATGTCATTCAATTGGCGAATACGGGCGCTTTTCAACCCATTACCTCCCCTGTGCCAAATTTTGGCATCATCACAGGCCTAAAAACGGCAACACCCCACTGGCTTCGGTTTCGGTTGAAAAATACGCTGAATGTACCCCAGGACTGGCTGGCCGAAATTGATTTCTGGTGCTTCGATGAACTTCAACTGTTTGTGGTCGATACACACAACCGGGTTTTGTCTACCTCACCAACCATAGGCTGGAAAACGCCCGCCCGGCAGCGCATAAAGAACAACCGACACTTCTGGTTTCCGTTTACCGTGCCGGCTGGTCAGGTTGTAACGGCCTATTTGCGCGTTGTCAAACATCGGGGTACACAGATTGTGCCTGTCGAACTTATTCGTGCATCGGCGTATGATTCGGTGGTGCAGGAAAGTTACTTGTTTTGGGGCGGGGTGCTGTTCACGCTGACTTTTATGGCGGTGATGAGCCTGATTTTCTTTCTGACCACCTTCGATCAGATCTATTCCCGTTACATTTTCTGTCTTCTGGGTCTTGTCGGGTTCTTCGTCATCAACGATGGATTCCTGAATCAGTTTGGCTTTGCGGCCCAGTTCTGGATGCCCCGGCAGAACGTCTACTTCCTGTTCCCGCTGGTGTTATTCTATTCACAACTAACGTTTGTCCGGCGGTTTCTTAGTTTATGGCGTACGCCTTCACATCGCTGGCACAGGATTAGTACTGTAGTGCTCTGGAGCGGGATTTTATGCCTGGTTGCCCTCACCGCCGAGTGGTTTACCCCCTTTACGCCCACCCTAGAGCTGGTGCTGGTGCGGCTGTTTTCTGCCCTTTACTGGCTGCCACTGCCGGTTATTGTCGGGTATATTTGTATCAGTATCATCCGTCGATATCACGCTCAGGAAGCCTGGTTGTACCTGATCGCTATCTTGCCTTTTTACACCCTTAACCTGGCGCTGGTTTTTGCCAATTTCGGATTGCTGCCCACTTACGAACCGGTCTCGTGCTTCGCCTACTATGCACCAGCCGCTTTATTTGAGGTGTTGGTGTTGATGGTTGGTCTGGCCTACCGCTACAAGGTTGCCCGTGACCAGACAGAAAAGCTCATTAAAGAGCGTACTATTCAGCAGCAGCGAACGTTCGAAGCCGAAGTACATACACTGGCACTTCAGAACAATCTGCTGGTTGAAAAAGAGCGTATCGCCCGCGATTTACACGATAACGTAGGGGCACACCTGGCTTTCGTGGTCACCAACCTGACGCACATCAGCGCTCAGGCGGAGAAGAAGCCTATTACAGACGGACAGCGCCTGGCGAGCCAGCTTCGTACCATCGTGACTCACACGCGGGAGGCCGTCAAACTCCTGCGGGAAACCATCTGGGCGATCAATCAGGAAAGTTTTACGGTGGAGGAATTTGCTGAGCGGCTCAATCAGTACATTAACCGCTATGTCCACGAAACAGACGGCCTGCATGTCGATGTGCAGGTGTCTGGCTCACAGTCGTATAAGCTGAGCTCATCGCAGGTGTTGAACCTGTTTCGGATTGTGCAGGAAGCGCTCAACAATGTGCTCAAGCATGCTCAGGCGTCGCAGGCGACGGTCCAGCTGTTCGTTGAGGACGATGGCCATATCAACTTGCGCATCCACGACAACGGGCAGGGTTTTAGCTGGACAGGCGAAGCCCTGGCCCCCCATCATTACGGTCTGCGAAATATGGAAACCCGCGCTCAGGAACTGGGCGGCACGTTCCGGATTTTTGCCGAAGAAGGAACAACGGTGGAGGTTGCCGTGTAACCCAAATGTCTGAACCGCCTGAAAAAATCGGGGTAATGCCGGGAGGGATAAACGCCATATCTTCAAGATATGGCGTTTATCCCTCCCGGCATTACCCCGTAATCAATTTGACTTTATCTTTCTCCCTGCCAACACATGCCGGGGTTATCCTGTTAGTTGAGTAAGTACTTACTCAACAACCTGCTCAACCTATGAATCAGGCATTACTCAACCACCGAATGCTGGGGGTCACGTTCGGGCCCGATGGGGCCACCGCCCGCGTTTGGGCACCCTTTGCCCAGAACGTCGTACTTCGGCGGTGTAACCGCCCGCTCGATATTCCGCTTCAACAGGATGGTGCTTACTGGTGCATCACAACGGCCCAGTTGCAACCCGGCGATAGCTACACGTTTATTCTCAACGATAACATCGAACGACCCGATCCGGCGTCGCTATTCCAGCCGGAGGGCGTGCATGGGCCGTCGGGCGTGGTAGATACCCGAACGTTTGTCTGGACGGATGCGGACTGGCCAAATTTTCCGCTGGACGATTACCTGATTTATGAGCTTCACACCGGCACGTTCTCGCCCGAAGGGACTTTCGCGGGCATCGAAAACCGGCTTGATTATCTGGTTGAACTGGGTATCAACGCCATTGAGATTATGCCCGTGGCACAGTTCCCCGGCTCCCGAAACTGGGGGTACGATGGCGTGCTGCCCTATGCCGTACAAAATTCTTACGGCGGTGCCGAGGGCTTGCAGAAACTGGTCGATGCCTGCCATAAGCGTGGGCTGGCCGTGGTGCTCGATGTCGTGTATAACCACATCGGACCCGAAGGCAACTACCTCGAAGATTTTGGTCCATACTTTACTGCCAAACACCTCACGCCCTGGGGAAACGCCATTAATTTCGACGATGATTACAGCGATAGCGTCCGGCGGTACTTCATTGAAAACGTGCTGATGTGGTTCCGCGATTTTCACATCGACGCCCTGCGACTCGATGCCGTTCATGCCATCTGCGATGCCAGCGAAACGCATATCCTGCGCGAAATAAAACAGTATGTCGATGCTCTGATGGTAAAAACCGGTCGGCAGCATTACCTGATCGTAGAACTGGATCAGAACGAAACGCAGTTCATTCAGCCGCTGGTCAACAATGGCTACGGCATGGACGCCCAGTGGAACGACGAATTTCACCATGCGCTGCGTGTAACGGCGGGTGGCGAACGCAACGGCTACTACGCCGATTACGACGGCATTCATCACCTGGCCAAATCCTATACTGATGCCTATGTGTATGATGGTACCTACATGCCCCGACGCGCCCGGATTGTTGGCAAGTCGACGGCGGGCCATGCCGGGCGGCAGTTTGTAGTGTTCTCGCAAAACCACGATCAGATTGGCAACCGAATGCTGGGCGAGCGACCCAGCCAACTGGTTAGTCTGGAGATGCAGAAGCTCATGGCCGGGGCCGTTATGAGCAGTCCCTATCTGCCCATGCTATTCATGGGTGAAGAATGGGGCGAACTAAATCCCTTTCTGTATTTCGTGAGTCATTCGGACCCCAGTCTGGTGGAAGCCGTTCGGCAGGGGCGCAAGAAAGAATTTGCCGATTTTCAAACGGATTTCGAAACGCCGGACCCGCAGGATAAGCGTACGTTCGAGCAGTCTAAACTCCAGTGGGGGCGGCTCACGCAGGAACCGCACCGGACCCTCTTTCGGTATTACCAAACGCTGCTGGCCCTACGGAAGTCGTCGTCGTTACGACACCCGGATCGGGAGTCGGTGGCCGTTGTTGTGGACGAAATTCGCCAGACACTTACCCTTTTTCGACAGCATAAGAAGCAGGAGGGAACCAGCCCGGCGGATACATCCGAGACCGTAGTTTGTCTGATGAACTTCTCCAAAGATGGTCAATCACTCACCTTACCGGCCAATGAAAGCCAGTGGCGCAAGTTACTCGACTCCGCCGATCCACAATGGCACGGCCCAATGGCGGCTCCGGTACATGTAGCGGGCAGTGCGGCCGTTGTTCTCCAGCCTGAGTCTATACTGATTTATACAAATTGCGAGTAGAATCAGAACCGTTTACGGGTGATGGTAACGTGAAAACATATTCTCCGGGATAAAGTAGCGATTCATGAAAAATGGCTTTTGTATCATGAAACGCTGAGTGCTATGATCGCTCGGTAGCGTTCGATTATCTCCTGATTAACATGAAAAAAAACGACGTTAGCCTGACCAGCAAGAAACTCCTCTGGCTCGGCGCGCTGGTGCCTACACTCTGTCTGGTAGGCTATCAGGTCGAGAAAGACCCGATAGATCGGCGGATCAAGCGGATGGACCCGGCCAAAGCTGCCCAATTAGCCAAATCCATTGAGGCCACCGTAACCCCCGAACTGGCCCAGGGGCTGAGCCTGAGTCTGTGGGGTGTCGATTCGCTGGTGGCCGACCCCATCGGCATCGATATTGACGACAACGGGCGGCTGTTCTACAACCGAACCAACCGACAGAAAAACTCCGAATTCGATATTCGGGGGCACCAGGACTGGGAAATCGAATCCAATCGCCTGCAAACGGTCGAGGATAAACGGGCCTTTCTGCACCGGGTACTATCGCCCGAAAACAGCAAGAAAAACGAATGGCTCAAAGATGTTAACGGCGATGGGTCTCACGACTGGCGCGACATGACGGTGGAGAAAGAAAACATCTTCCGGATTGAAGACACCGATGGCGATGGCGTGGCCGATATGACGCAGTTGGTGGTCGATGATTTCCACGACGAAGTGACCGACGTAGCCGGGGGCGTAATGGCTCATGGTAATGACTTATATGTGGCCGTGGCTCCGGACCTGTGGCGAATGCAGGACAAAGACGGTGACGGTATCGCCGAAACAAAAACCTCGATCTCGCACGGGTACGGCGTTCACGTAGGCTTTAGCGGTCACGGTATGTCGGGTATCGAAATGGGGCCGGACGGGAAAATCTACTGGCAGATTGGCGATATTGGCTTCAATGGCAAAGGCCCGGATGGTAAGAAGTGGGAGCACCCGAACAGTGGCGTGGTGGTACGTTCTAACCCCGACGGAAGCGACTTCGAAGTGTTCGCCCACGGCGTTCGGAACATCCATGAGTTCGTGTTCGATGAATACGGTAACCTGATCAGTGAAGACAACGACGGCGACCATCCGGGCGAAAAAGAACGTCTGGTTTACATCGTGAACGGTTCCGATACGGGCTGGCGCAGCAACTGGCAGTACGGCAAATACCGAGACCCCCGCAATAACACCTACAAAGTGTGGATGGACGAGCAGATGTACAAGCCACGCTTCGAAGGGCAGGCGGCTTACATTACCCCCACCATTACTAACTACGTGAGTGGCCCTGCCGGTATGAAATACAATCCCGGCACGGCGCTGAGTCCGGCTTACAAAAACATGTTTTTCGTGGCCGAATTTGTTGGGAACCCGGCTAAGTCGGGTATTCATGCGTTCAAACTGAAGCCCAAAGGCGCTTCGTTTGAGTTGGGCGAAGAGAAGCGGGTCCTGGGAAATGTACTGGCTACCGGCATCGACTTTGGTCCCGATGGGGCCTTATACGTAGCCGACTGGATCAACGGCTGGGACACGAAAGATTACGGCCGCATCTGGAAGCTGGATGATAAAGCCGGTGCCGGTTCTGCCGAACGGAAGTTGACAAAAGCCCTGCTGGCCGAAAAATTTGCGGGTCGTTCGGAAGCGTCATTAGGCGATTTGCTGAAGAACCCCGACATGCGCGTTCGGCAGAAAGCCCAGTTCGAACTGGTGAAACGGGGTGCCAAAGGGGTGGAGGTATTGACCGCATCGATCAAGCAAACCGGCAATCAACTGGCGCGGGTGCATGGTATCTGGGGCATTAGTCAACTGACCCGTCAGGATAAACAGTATGGTCAGTTATTGATGCCGTTACTTCAGGATAGTGACCCCGAA is a window of Spirosoma linguale DSM 74 DNA encoding:
- a CDS encoding histidine kinase (PFAM: histidine kinase dimerisation and phosphoacceptor region; Diverse 7TM receptor extracellular region 2; ATP-binding region ATPase domain protein~KEGG: gur:Gura_1543 putative signal transduction histidine kinase); this translates as MIRFRHLILPLMIACQIPLRLSGQPLSRQPVVVLPVVDDKLSLRGTIASLQDSSHSKTIADVIQLANTGAFQPITSPVPNFGIITGLKTATPHWLRFRLKNTLNVPQDWLAEIDFWCFDELQLFVVDTHNRVLSTSPTIGWKTPARQRIKNNRHFWFPFTVPAGQVVTAYLRVVKHRGTQIVPVELIRASAYDSVVQESYLFWGGVLFTLTFMAVMSLIFFLTTFDQIYSRYIFCLLGLVGFFVINDGFLNQFGFAAQFWMPRQNVYFLFPLVLFYSQLTFVRRFLSLWRTPSHRWHRISTVVLWSGILCLVALTAEWFTPFTPTLELVLVRLFSALYWLPLPVIVGYICISIIRRYHAQEAWLYLIAILPFYTLNLALVFANFGLLPTYEPVSCFAYYAPAALFEVLVLMVGLAYRYKVARDQTEKLIKERTIQQQRTFEAEVHTLALQNNLLVEKERIARDLHDNVGAHLAFVVTNLTHISAQAEKKPITDGQRLASQLRTIVTHTREAVKLLRETIWAINQESFTVEEFAERLNQYINRYVHETDGLHVDVQVSGSQSYKLSSSQVLNLFRIVQEALNNVLKHAQASQATVQLFVEDDGHINLRIHDNGQGFSWTGEALAPHHYGLRNMETRAQELGGTFRIFAEEGTTVEVAV
- a CDS encoding malto-oligosyltrehalose trehalohydrolase (KEGG: gme:Gmet_3467 malto-oligosyltrehalose trehalohydrolase~TIGRFAM: malto-oligosyltrehalose trehalohydrolase~PFAM: alpha amylase catalytic region; glycoside hydrolase family 13 domain protein~SMART: alpha amylase catalytic sub domain) translates to MNQALLNHRMLGVTFGPDGATARVWAPFAQNVVLRRCNRPLDIPLQQDGAYWCITTAQLQPGDSYTFILNDNIERPDPASLFQPEGVHGPSGVVDTRTFVWTDADWPNFPLDDYLIYELHTGTFSPEGTFAGIENRLDYLVELGINAIEIMPVAQFPGSRNWGYDGVLPYAVQNSYGGAEGLQKLVDACHKRGLAVVLDVVYNHIGPEGNYLEDFGPYFTAKHLTPWGNAINFDDDYSDSVRRYFIENVLMWFRDFHIDALRLDAVHAICDASETHILREIKQYVDALMVKTGRQHYLIVELDQNETQFIQPLVNNGYGMDAQWNDEFHHALRVTAGGERNGYYADYDGIHHLAKSYTDAYVYDGTYMPRRARIVGKSTAGHAGRQFVVFSQNHDQIGNRMLGERPSQLVSLEMQKLMAGAVMSSPYLPMLFMGEEWGELNPFLYFVSHSDPSLVEAVRQGRKKEFADFQTDFETPDPQDKRTFEQSKLQWGRLTQEPHRTLFRYYQTLLALRKSSSLRHPDRESVAVVVDEIRQTLTLFRQHKKQEGTSPADTSETVVCLMNFSKDGQSLTLPANESQWRKLLDSADPQWHGPMAAPVHVAGSAAVVLQPESILIYTNCE
- a CDS encoding heme-binding protein (KEGG: scl:sce1810 putative phosphohydrolase~TIGRFAM: heme-binding protein~PFAM: PBS lyase HEAT domain protein repeat- containing protein~SMART: PBS lyase HEAT domain protein repeat- containing protein), with the protein product MKKNDVSLTSKKLLWLGALVPTLCLVGYQVEKDPIDRRIKRMDPAKAAQLAKSIEATVTPELAQGLSLSLWGVDSLVADPIGIDIDDNGRLFYNRTNRQKNSEFDIRGHQDWEIESNRLQTVEDKRAFLHRVLSPENSKKNEWLKDVNGDGSHDWRDMTVEKENIFRIEDTDGDGVADMTQLVVDDFHDEVTDVAGGVMAHGNDLYVAVAPDLWRMQDKDGDGIAETKTSISHGYGVHVGFSGHGMSGIEMGPDGKIYWQIGDIGFNGKGPDGKKWEHPNSGVVVRSNPDGSDFEVFAHGVRNIHEFVFDEYGNLISEDNDGDHPGEKERLVYIVNGSDTGWRSNWQYGKYRDPRNNTYKVWMDEQMYKPRFEGQAAYITPTITNYVSGPAGMKYNPGTALSPAYKNMFFVAEFVGNPAKSGIHAFKLKPKGASFELGEEKRVLGNVLATGIDFGPDGALYVADWINGWDTKDYGRIWKLDDKAGAGSAERKLTKALLAEKFAGRSEASLGDLLKNPDMRVRQKAQFELVKRGAKGVEVLTASIKQTGNQLARVHGIWGISQLTRQDKQYGQLLMPLLQDSDPEIRAQAAKWLGDVRYKEAGAALIPLLKDSYSRARFFAAEALGRIEYEPAIQPIIKLLEANNDEDAYIRHAGSLALARIGKAEPVVALASSPSRAVRIAAVVALRRMSSPGIAAFLADKDEFVVTEAARGINDDLSIPEALPALGKVLQTTSFTNEPLIRRAINANLRVGTPEAMQTLMTYAQKEGNPIAMRAEAMDALSTWASPSVLDRVDGRYRGVVNRDMAALKTKTGDAFIKLVSSTDQTLRLSAIKSIERMGLKEAGSALFSRLTEDKEPAIRIAALRALASLNDAQQSKAIEVAMADKEKSVRVAGLDLLSKTNMDKDRMVTLLSDVIANRTTEEKQAALLTLGKLPVKNSQKAFDPLLAKLQAGSLPAELQLELGEAIESSKSPQLAARYKAINDKMSPDALAASFKGSLMGGEPDLGRRIFFRHQTAQCIRCHSYDDLGGNAGPRLNGVASRLTREQLLEALINPSARLAPGFGTVTLKLKNGKTVSGILQGETDTDVSVKVGDQPDIAIKKDQIAKRTNSPSSMPEMKYLLTKREIRDVVSFLSTLKENN